agagcagcgctccccaacccctctctgtttaaagagcagcgctccccaacccctctctgtttaaagagcagcgctccccaacccctctgtttaaagagcagcgctccccaacccctctctgtttaaagagcagcgctccccaacccctctctgtttaaagagcagcgctccccaacccctctctgtttaaagagcagcgctccccaacccctctctgtttaaagagcagcgctccccaacccctctctgtttaaagagcagcgctccccaacccctctctgtttaaagagcagcgctccccaacccctctctgtttaaagagcagcgctccccaacccctctctgtttaaagagcagcgctccccaacccctctctgtttaaagggcagcgctccccaacccctctctgtttaaagggcagcgctccccaacccctctctgtttaaagggcagcgctccccaacccctctctgtttaaagagcagcgctccccaacccctctctgtttaaagagcagcgctccccaacccctctctgtttaaagagcagcgctccccaacccctctctgtttaaagagcagcgctccccaacccctctctgtttaaagagcagcgctccccaacccctctctgtttaaagggcagcgctccccaacccctctctgtttaaaggacagcgctccccaacccctctctgtttaaagagcagcgctccccaacccctctctgtttaaagagcagcgctccccaacccctctctgtttaaagagcagcgctccccaacccctctctgtttAAAGGACAGCgttccccaacccctctctgtttAAAGGGCAGCGCTCCCCAACCCCTTTCTGTTTTTCAACTGGTCATTAAGTTCTGCACCGTTTCTGTTCCAGGATGTAAAAATGGACTGAACACAGATCTGAGCACCTCCCTAAACACCTTCGGGGACCGAGGCGTTGGGCCAGAACacgtggcctgtgtgtgtgtgtgtgtgcacctacaGTAAGAGTCGACCAGTCGCGTTCCTTCTGGTTTTGAACCCACTGTTTATTCAGCCTCCGTAATAAAACTCCAACGATGCATGACAGTCACAGGGCTGCCATGACAACCGGGGGCTGACAGCTGTCAGTCACTTAAGCCCCGCCCCCAACAAGAAGAAACTCCAAATCAAAAACAGCTGCTAAAAAAAACACTTCAAATCAATTCATTAATAATCAATACTCAATATTCACCCattagtatatacagtgtagtagtgtttgttcATATACATTTTATTAAACTTTCTCAGGGTAATAGATTCACATTAACCTGTTAGCCACTCCAAGCTAATGTTAAATTAGTAACGTTAAATAACTCATTTAAATCAAAAATAGAACCAGGGGTAATTTTAAAACCTGCAGAATGTTGAGGAGGTTCTGTTCTCGTATAATGCTGTTCTATCTGAATATCCTGGGATGTTGCTCCCTACTGAACAGACCTGTCTCTGCTTCCTGTCTCTGCTGGCCTCAGCTAATCACACTGTATTGTTGGTTTCTGGATCATTCTGATACGACGGGGCGACTTGATATGAATTATGTTGAGTCCTAATGGACTGAGATGGTTCTGGTCAACTGGTACTGGTCCATATTGTTAATGCAGGGACTGATATCATATACAACAAGCTCTGTCTCACTGCACAACTAGGCATTTATCCAAATGTCAAAGTTCACTGTTTTTGACACTCTGCTGTTGTCTATTGTCCCATTGCTCCAAAAGTCAACATTTTTAAATGAAGGGTTACGTTTAGTTAGTTAACCACCCCCATCTACCACCCTTGTCCTCAATGCCATGGTAAAAACCCAAGTCTACTGGAGGGTCAtaacgctcactgttgccccaGTGGCCGGTTCTGAAGGCATTTCCCGACGTCCAATTCCGAAGTGATTCTTCAACGATCTCCCGCATCATATGTACATGGTACTGGACCCTAATGCTGAACTGGACCAGTGAGTCTGTGGAGGGAGTTTAGTCTCCCCTCATCCGAAACAATcatgacagatttttatgggtTCAGAGATTAGTGAGTTGTTACCTGTCTCTACAGATAGAGGGCGCTATAGATCCatgctctgctactctgtcatctAATTTACATTAGCCATTAGCCTAGCATCCTGCTAACACTCCCAAACAGATGAACTGTTCAGAGCTAGCCATTAGCCTAGCATCCTGCTAACACCAACCATACAGATTAAGTGTACAGCGTTAGCCTGACATGTCTGAGGGGTTGGAGGGAGGGGGAACAAGGGAAAATGAGGGacgggaggaagagggaggaggctgAGAAGGAGAGTAATAAAATAGGAGTAGGAGATGAGAATCTTGAAGCGCTGATCCTGGGAGAGAGCGGAGGAATGTTCCACGTGGCGCCTCCTCATCCGCTGCCGCCACAAAGCCATCCTAAAACACAGGTCAGACAGCGGTCAGGGGATAGCTGGGGGTGTGTGTGAAGTTGTGTTAATGGTGTGTGTAGTTGTTCATTCTATTCACCTTTATTGATCAGGTAAGTTGGCTGAGAAGGTCAACCTCGCcctggggaagaggagaggtggaaagTGAGCCATggttagggctgttacggtgacagtattaccgccacaccggcgaacagtcaaattccacgagatcgtttagtcacagtaattaggcttctccaagctctgatggtcATTagcagcctaccaaacttgctaactgcctggtactcagcactctaatcactctgacatcaaaatctaatcaaacacttcatgagagctcatgttgcacaaAATGTCTAtatgcaattgtgtgagaaaacagtgttgatggcctctattaaaaagaggaggatcccatcagctttctatagactaggcctactatatCTATTTCACAACCGtcttaatattaagcacattgcttctctttacaacagaagtatagcctacctggctggcatgaaaatgaaccctgggaaaagtgtcctccatttgctatttaagtgcatagattacatgtatttttgcCTGTTTCAAGACAGGtgcattctaaatcaaaactaatatcacattatttagtatatgtaaagataagattaaatcaagaatattcTAATGGGtgatattagcctatcacttgtaaaatatatatatatatacaaaagtatgtggacaccacttcaaattagtggtttTGGCTTTCagtcacacctgttgctgacaggtgtataaaatcgagcacacctccatgcaatctccatagacaaacattggcagtagaatggccttactgaaaagctcagtgactttcaacgtggcaccttcataggatgccacctttgcaacaagtcagtttgtcaaatttcagccctgctggagctgccccggtcaactgtaagtgctgttattgtgaagtggaaacgtctacgagcaacaacagctcagccacgaaATGGTaagccacacaaactcacagaacgagaccacagagtgctgaagcgcgtagcactcGGTTGCAACacaacagagttccaaactgcctctggaagcaacgtcagcacaataactgttcgtcgggagcttcatgaaatgggtttccgtggccgagcagtcgcacaagcctaagaacaccatgcATAATGCCAAgcctcggctggagtggtgtaaagctcgccgccattggactctggagcagttgaaacgcgttctctggagtgatgaatcacgcttcaccatctggcagtccaatggacgaatctgggtttggcggatgccaggagaaagctacctgccccaatggagagtgccaactgtaaagtttggtgaaggaggaataatggtctggggctgtttttcatggttcgggctaggccccttagttccagtgaagggatgcTACAACTTaatgctacaacatacaatgacagacgattctgtgcttccaactttgtggaaggacctttcctctttcagcatgaaatgcccccgtgcacaaagcgaggtccaacagaaatagtttgttgaaatcggtgtggaagaacttgactggcttgcacagagccctgacctcaaccccactgaacacctttgggaagaattggaatgccaactgcgagtcaggcctaatcacccaacatcagtgcccattttagttgacattttagtcatttagcagacgctcttatccagaaggTGGGAAGAagagggttaagtgccttactcgacctcactaatgctcttgtggctgaatgaaagcaagtcccagcagcaatgttccaacatctagtggaaagccttcccagaagagtggaggctgttatagcagcaatgttccaacatctaggggaaagccttcccagaagagtggaggctgttatagcagcaatgttccaacatctagaggaaatcttcccagaagagtggaggctgttatagcagcaatgttccaacatctagtggaaatccttcccagaagagtggaggctgttatagcagcaatgttccaacatctagtggaaagccttcccagaagagtggaggctgttatagcagcaaagggggaccaactccatattaatgacttccctgaagagtggaggctgttatagcagcaaaggggggtccaactccatattaatgacttccctgaagagtggaggctgttatagcagcaaaggggggtccaactccatattaatgacttccctgaagagtggaggctgttatagcagcaaagggggaccaactccatattaatgacttccctgaagagtggacgctgttacagcagcaaaggggaaccaactccatattaatgaccatgatgtTGGATTGAGATGTtccacgagcaggtgtccacatacttctggtcatgttgtgtatattatcacgtgtgaatgatgcccagcttgtaAGGCAAGAAACAACTCATGCCTTTTTTTCCACCAACTTTTtaaaatcatagtcgcacacacctcatgtagcctggcctatttgttttaataaggtttgtatcacaactaaagtggccaaataacttcagaACCTATCTGACATACTTAGACGGCACTTGAgttaagtttggggaagatcattttcaccataaaaatgtccCTTTTATAATAAAAGTATTACATGCATGATCGCATTTGCgttcacttttgagaatggtgtttttccCACTTATTTATTGCATTTTGGTATATTCGTGCTTATCGCATACTGctatgtgcgcattgctgcgcttatgtgAAGAAATAGCGTAATAGTTTAGGGGAagttcactattttacaacttgatgttagatggttcctctactgaacttcccctttaacaaACAATTGCTATTAGAGTTAATAAATTATGATTAATTCTACTTCTCTGATTAGAAGATTAATATTAGTTGTgtgatggaacaggacagactgcaATCACAGGTACACTGCCCTCTACTGGCCCTCCAATGTcaccagtctgtgtgtgtttatatagtctgtatgcgtctgtgtgtcctacctcaGTAGCGTACAGTATATCCATGATCTTGGAGAGTGTTGGGCTGGTGTTGGtctcattctcctgacagatcaGCTCGATATCTCTCAGCTTACTGAAGTAgaaatctctctccttctcaagaCCCTCCACTGTCAGCTTTAGGTCCAACAtctatacacacagacacacacacacatatgatgagggagaggagagagagggagaggtggaggaggagagtaaatatcacatttacataagtattcagactcagtactttgttgaagccccttaagcagcgattacagcatcaagtcttcttgggtatgacgctacaagcttggcacacctgtatttggggagtttctcccattctctgcagatcctctcaagctctgtcaggttggatggggagtgtcgctgcacagctattttcaggtctctccagagatgttcgatcgggttcaactccgggctctggctgggacactcaaggacattcagactcctgcattgtcttggctgtgtgcttaggatcattgtcctgttggaaggtgaaacgtcgccccagtctgaggtcctgagcgctctggagcaggttttcatcaaggatctctgtacttttctccgtttatccctgccttgatcctgactagtctatcagtccctgccgctgaaaaacatccctacagcatgatgctgccatcaccatgcttcaccgtagggatgctgccaggtttcctccagacgtgatgcttggcattcaggacaaagagttcaatcttggtttcatcagaccagagaatcatgtttctgagagtcctttaggtgccttttggcaaactccaagcgggctgtcatgtggctttaggtaaactccaagcaggctgtcatgtggctttaggtaaactccaagcgggctgtcatgtggctttaggtaaactccaagcaggctgtcatgtggctttaggtaaactccaagcaggctgtcatgtggctttaggtaaactccaagcaggctgtcatgtggctttaggcaaactccaagcgggctgtcatgtggctttaggtaaactccaagcaggctgtcatgtggctttaggtaaactccaagcgggctgtcatgtggctttaggcaaactccaagcgggctgtcatgtggctttaggcaaactccaagcgggctgtcatgtggctttaggtaaactccaagcgggctgtcatgtggctttaggtaaactccaagcgggctgtcatgtggctttaggtaaactccaagcgggctgtcatgtggctttaggtaaactccaagcgggctgtcatgtggctttaggtaaactccaagcgggctgtcatgtggctttcgcctggccactctaccataaaggcctgattggtggagtgctgcagagatgttcttggggacctccctgaccaaggcccttctcccccgattggtcagtttggccgggcggcctgctctaagaagagtcttgatgcttccaaacctcttccatttaagacaggtgtgtgcttttccaaatcatgtccaatcaatttaatttactataggtggactccaaccaagttgtggaaacatctcaaggatgatcaatggaaacaggatgcacctgagctcaattttgagtctcatagcaaaaataaggtatttctgttttgtatttttaatacattttctaaaaacctgttttggctttgtcattatggagtattgtgtgtagattgaggattaaaaaaaactaaaaaacatttAGAAtgaggatgtaacgtaacaatgtggaaagtcaaggggtctgaatactttctcgaaggcactgtatatcaaatATTTAGAAATAATAATGATAAGAATTCTTATTTTTATGTTTGTATTTcagtattactgtgtgtgtgtgtgtgtgtgtgtacctacctgctGGTTCAGTTCTAGTATCTCAGCGTCTGATGCTCTGGTGGGTGTCGCCCTGCGGATGGGGGCGGACTGTATCTGCCTCGGGGGGGCGTGGAATGTCTTGGTCGCCGTGGGAGACGTCCTCTGGGGGCCTGGACACACAACCAATCTTAACAAGACTCTCACTAGCACCCAATCAACAGCTACCTCCATCACAGTTCTACTATAATAACCTGAAAAAGACTTGCaccacagagggagagaacaaaGTCAAAACCCTTTAGAGCAGCACATGAACATACGGGCAGGATGGATCACTTTTACCTGGTGTGGAAGAGGATCATTTGGGTTTGTGGGAAATGAGATGATTTGGTGAGGAGCGGTTTGAGGAGCGGTGAGGACATGGTGATGcagcagaggggtgtgtgtgtacctgggttggGTGAGGGGGTGCCCTCCTGGCGTGTGGTCACAGGGTCATACTCCTTCCCGTCGTAGTTGGCATCAAAAAACTTCTTAAACCATTGGATGAACTCAAAGTTATCCTGGAACCTCCCCTTCACCAGCCTCTCTACTGGGATgatctgagacagagagacagagaggtacttTATTAACCCTTCACCAACCTCTACTGGGACGGTCTGAGAGATACTTTATTAACCCTTCACCAGCCTCTACTGGGACGGTCTGAGAGGTACTTTATTAACCCTTCACCAGCCTCTACTGGGACGGTCTGAGAGATACTTTATTAACCCTTCACCAGCCTCTACTGGGACGGTCTGAGAGGTACTTTATTAACCCTTCACCAGCCTCTACTGGGACGGTCTGAGAGGTACTTTATTAACCCTTCACCAGCCTCTACTGGGACGGTCTGAGAGATACTTTATTAACCCTTCACCAGCCTCTACTGGGATGGTCTGAGAGGTACTTTATTAACCCTTCACCAGCCTCTACTGGGACGGTCTGAGAGGTACTTTATTAACCCTTCACCAGCCTCTACTGGGACGGTCTGAGAGATACTTTATTAACCCTTCACCAGCCTCTACTGGGACGGTCTGAGAGGTACTTTATTAACCCTTCACCAGCCTCTACTGGGACGGTCTGAGAGGTACTTTATTAACCCTTCACCAGCCTCTCTACTGGGACGGTCTGAGAGGTACTTTATTAACCCTTCACCAACCTCTACTGGGACGGTCTGAGAGGTACTTTATTAACCCTTCACCAGCCTCTACTGGGACGGTCTGAGAGGTACTTTATTAACCCTTCACCAGCCTCTACTGGGACGGTCTGAGAGGTACTTTATTAACCCTTCACCAGCCTCTACTGGGACGGTCTGAGAGGTACTTTATTAACCCTTCACCAGCCTCTCTACTGGGACGGTCTGAGAGGTACTTTATTAACCCTTCACCAGCCTCTACTGGGATGGTCTGAGAGGTACTTTATTAACCCTTCACCAGCCTCTCTACTGGGACGGTCTGAGAGGTACTTTATTCACCCTTCACCAGCCTCTCTactgggagagaggggtaggagaTCTTGGATTCAAACAAAAACGAAGTAAAACAAGCGTATGTGTATACCTACAAATCTAGTCTCGTACAAACCATCCTGATCTTGTGAGCTTACAGTgaactcggaaagtattcagaccctttgactttttccacattttgttacgttacagccttattctaaaattgattacattgtttttgcccctcatcaatctacacacaataccccataatgacatcacaataccccataatgacatcacaataccccataatgacatcacaacaccccataacgacatcacaatactccataatgacaaagcaaaaacgggtttttagaattttttactaactaaacaaaataaatatatacactatatTCAGACCCtataatcagtactttgttgaagcacctttggcagcgattacagcctcgagtcttcttgggtttgacgctacaagcttggcacacctgtatttggggagtttctcccattcttctctgcagatcatctcaagctctgtcaggttggatacgGAGCGTCAccgcacagatattttcaggtctctccagagatgttcgatctggttcaagtccggacattcagagacttgtcccgaagcgactcctgtgttgtcttggctgtatgcttagggtcgttgtcctgttggaaggtgaaccttcgccccagtctgaggtcctgagcactctggagcaggttttcatcaatgatctctctgaactttactctcccagtccctgccgctgaacaacatccccacagcatgatgctgccaccaccatgattcactgtagggatggtgccaggtttcctccagatgtgactcttgacattcaggccaaagagttcaatcttggtttgatcagatcagagaatcttgtttctcatggtcggagagtcgtttaggtgcctttaggtaaactccaagcaggctgtcatgtgccttttactgaggagtggcttccatctggccactctaccataaaggcctgattggtggagtgctgtagagatgggagaaccttccagaagggcaaacatctccacagagaaactttaggactctgtcagagtgaccatcaggttcttggtcagggaggtcccCAGGCCCTTGTCCcccgattggtcagtttggccgggcagccagctctaggaagagtcttggtggttccaaacttcttccatttaagaatgatggaggccactgtgttcttggggaccttcaatgctgcagaaatttttcagcaccattccccagatctgtgcctcaacacaatcctgtctcggagctctacggacaattccttcgacctcaaggcttggtttttgctctgacatgcactgtcaactgtggaacctttatatagacaggtgtgtgcctttccaaatcatgtccaatcaattgattgtagaaacatcaaggatg
This region of Salvelinus alpinus chromosome 8, SLU_Salpinus.1, whole genome shotgun sequence genomic DNA includes:
- the mapre3b gene encoding microtubule-associated protein RP/EB family member 3b isoform X1; translated protein: MMAVNVFSISSALENMSRHEMLSWVNDSLRLTYTKIEQLCSGAVYCQFMDMLFPGCVLLKKVKFAARLEHEFIKNFKVLQASFKRMGVDKIIPVERLVKGRFQDNFEFIQWFKKFFDANYDGKEYDPVTTRQEGTPSPNPGPQRTSPTATKTFHAPPRQIQSAPIRRATPTRASDAEILELNQQMLDLKLTVEGLEKERDFYFSKLRDIELICQENETNTSPTLSKIMDILYATEGEVDLLSQLT
- the mapre3b gene encoding microtubule-associated protein RP/EB family member 3b isoform X2, with translation MDMLFPGCVLLKKVKFAARLEHEFIKNFKVLQASFKRMGVDKIIPVERLVKGRFQDNFEFIQWFKKFFDANYDGKEYDPVTTRQEGTPSPNPGPQRTSPTATKTFHAPPRQIQSAPIRRATPTRASDAEILELNQQMLDLKLTVEGLEKERDFYFSKLRDIELICQENETNTSPTLSKIMDILYATEGEVDLLSQLT